One Salvelinus namaycush isolate Seneca chromosome 29, SaNama_1.0, whole genome shotgun sequence genomic region harbors:
- the LOC120024340 gene encoding protein CEBPZOS-like: MAPKPLAPLAKRLFKGVVLLEVAGVLGAYGLFYKMNTSQDFRNSMNNMLPSVLEVYYKSNEYAGVYGIREKDLEDWSKKA, translated from the exons ATGGCCCCCAAACCATTAGCACCGTTAGCAAAGAGACTGTTCAAAGGAGTAGTACTACTTGAAGTGGCAGGTGTGCTAGGTGCTTATGGTCTTTTTTACAAGATGAACACAAGTCAAG ATTTCAGGAACAGTATGAACAACATGCTTCCCTCTGTCCTGGAAG TTTATTACAAGTCCAACGAATATGCTGGAGTTTATGGGATTCGAGAGAAAGACCTTGAAGATTGGTCCAAGAAGGCATAG
- the LOC120024276 gene encoding forkhead box protein A2-like has translation MLSAVKMEGHEHSDWSAYYGEPECYTSVGNMTQHTGLGMNSMSSYMSMPGMTSTSNMTGSPMNMSYVNTGVNHSMAGMSPGSGAMHGMGAGMAGMSATLNPNMSPISTQSPSMNALTSYSNMSVMSPMYGQSNIRSRDPKTYRRSYTHAKPPYSYISLITMALQQSTTKMLTLNELYQWIQDLFPFYRQNQQRWQNSIRHSLSFNDCFLKVPRSPDKPGKGSFWTLHPDSGNMFENGCYLRRQKRFRCEKDLGRETGRKTSEGGPNSSPESCNGNESPHHTLSVKDVKRPVSDPKPRQQVMSPAEHAPTPVPQTHHLPSQHHSVLVHEAHLKPEHHYSFNHPFSINNLMSSEQQQHHHKMDLKTYEQMMQYNGYGSPMTGALSMGSMSTKTGLDVASTPTDTSYYQGVYSRPIMNSS, from the exons ATGCTAAGCGCTGTTAAAATGGAAGGACACGAGCATTCAGACTGGAGTGCTTACTACGGAGAGCCCGAG TGCTACACCTCAGTTGGAAACATGACACAACACACCGGGCTGGGAATGAACTCGATGAGCAGCTATATGAGCATGCCTGGAATGACTTCAACCAGCAACATGACAGGCAGCCCCATGAACATGTCATACGTCAACACGGGTGTGAACCACTCCATGGCCGGGATGTCACCGGGCTCCGGGGCCATGCACGGTATGGGAGCAGGGATGGCGGGCATGAGCGCGACGCTAAATCCGAATATGAGCCCCATAAGCACCCAGTCTCCATCGATGAATGCCCTGACCTCCTATAGCAATATGAGCGTTATGAGCCCCATGTATGGACAGTCCAACATAAGGTCAAGGGACCCCAAAACATACAGGAGAAGCTATACGCACGCCAAGCCCCCATATTCCTACATTTCTCTCATCACCATGGCCTTACAGCAGTCTACCACAAAGATGCTGACGTTGAATGAGCTATACCAGTGGATCCAGGACCTCTTCCCCTTCTACAGACAGAACCAGCAGCGCTGGCAAAACTCTATCCGCCACTCTCTATCTTTCAACGACTGCTTCCTCAAAGTTCCCAGGTCCCCGGATAAACCAGGCAAAGGATCTTTCTGGACTCTTCACCCGGACTCAGGGAATATGTTTGAGAACGGCTGCTATCTCCGAAGGCAAAAGCGGTTCAGGTGCGAGAAAGACCTCGGCAGGGAAACCGGGAGGAAAACTTCCGAGGGAGGCCCTAACAGCAGCCCAGAGAGCTGTAACGGTAACGAATCACCCCATCATACCCTGTCCGTTAAAGACGTCAAACGGCCCGTATCTGACCCGAAACCCCGGCAGCAGGTAATGAGCCCCGCCGAGCACGCGCCCACTCCTGTCCCACAGACACACCATCTTCCGTCTCAACATCACTCGGTGCTCGTGCACGAAGCGCACCTGAAGCCCGAGCACCACTATTCATTCAACCACCCTTTCTCCATCAACAATCTAATGTCGtcggagcagcagcagcatcaccACAAAATGGACCTAAAAACGTATGAACAGATGATGCAGTATAACGGCTATGGTTCACCGATGACAGGGGCACTGTCCATGGGCTCAATGTCGACTAAAACGGGCTTAGATGTTGCTTCGACACCCACAGACACTTCTTACTACCAAGGTGTGTATTCGAGGCCAATCATGAACTCTTCTTGA